The Rhodococcus antarcticus DNA segment GCTCACCACACTGCTCTCGAACACCGACCAGGTGACGCAGGTGCTGGCCGATCGCAACACGGAGTTCGAGCGGTTGCTGCAGGACGGCAACCTGCTGCTCGGCGAGCTCAACACCCGGCGACAAGCCATCTCCCAGCTGCTCACCAACACCCAGGCGCTGTCCACCCAGCTCTCCGGCCTGGTCGCCGACAACCAGGCTCAGCTCGGCCCGACACTGGCCCAGCTGCAGGGGGTGGTCGACATCCTCAAGACCAACCAGAGCCAGCTCGACTCCGGGCTGGCGCTGCTCGCGCCGTTCTACCGGTTGTTCGCCAACACCCTCGGCAACGGGCGCTGGTTCGACACGACGGTCACCAACCTCCTCCCGCCGGGGCTGCCCAACGTCCTCAGCGGCCGCGCCCCGATCCTGAACGGCGGATGACCCATGGGCTCCCGAGACCTGCTCCGCACCGTGGCGACCGGCACGATCCTCGTGCTGGTCGCGGCCACGGTGGTCTGGTACGTGTTCCTGCGCGACAACACCACGCGCATCACCAGCTACTTCGACTCCGCGGTCGGTGTCTACGCCGGCTCGGACGTGCGCGTGCTCGGCGTGAAGGTCGGCACCGTCGACTCGGTGGAGGCGCAGGGCGACGTGGTCAAGGTCGTCCTCATCGTCGACAACAGCGTCCCGGTGCCCGCCGACGCCCAGGCCGCCGAGGTGTCGCCCTCGGTGGTGGCCGACCGCTACGTGCAGCTGCTGCCCGCGTACAGCGGCGGCGACCGGATGGCCAGCGGGGGGGAGATCCCGCGCGAGCGCACCGCCACCCCCGTGGAGCTCGACCAGCTCTACTCGAGCCTGAACGACATCTCGAAGGCGCTCGGTCCCGACGGTGCCAACGCCAACGGCGCGCTCTCCCAGCTGCTGGACACCACCGCGGCCAACCTCGACGGCAACGGCGCGGCCCTGGGCGGCACCCTCACCGAGCTGTCCAAGGCCGTCGACACCCTGGCGAGCTCGCGCGGCGACCTGTTCGGCACGGTCACCAACCTGCAGAAGTTCGTGTCGGTGCTGGCCGCCAACGACACCCAGGTCCGCCAGCTCAACACCCAGCTGCAGACCTTCAGCGGGTACCTCGCCGGTGAGCGCAGCAACCTCGGGCAGGCCCTGCAGCAGCTCTCGGTGGCCCTCGGCGACGTCGCCGGGTTCGTGCAGGCCAACCGCGAGTCGCTCTCGAGCAACGTCGCGGGCCTCTCGTCCATCACGGGCACCCTCGTCAACCAGCGCGCGGCCCTCGCGGAGACCCTGGACGACGCGCCCCTGGCGGCCGGCAACCTGCTGAACTCCTACAACTCGACCTCGGGCACCCTGGACACCCGGGTCAACGTGACGCAGCTGTCCGACCCCGGCCAGCTGGTCTGCAGCCTCGTCAACCCGAAGAACCTGGCTCCCAGCGACCCGGCGCTGGCGGCGCTGGGGGCTGCGGCCCAGCCGCTGCTGAACGCGTGCAAGGGGCTGCTGAGCCAGCCTGGCGGGGTGCTGGACATCCTGCCGCTGCAGCAGATCATCCAGGGCATCGGCGCCGGCGTGGTCCCGACCCTGCCCATCGGCAGCCTGACGGGTGCGGCCAAGTGAGGCCCCTGCCCAAGCTCGTGGGAGCACTGGCCGCGGTCACCGTGCTGGTCAGCGGCTGCGGCGTGAACCTCTACGACGTGCCACTGCCCGGCGGGGCGGACACCGGGTCCTCCCCGTACCGGGTGAAGGTGCAGTTCGCCGACGTCCTCGACCTGGTTCCCCAGTCCGCCGTCAAGGTCGACGACGTGCCGGTCGGGCGGGTGGAGTCGGTGAACCTCGCGGCCGACGGCTGGACCGCCGAGGTGACCGTGGTGGTCAACAGCGACGTCAAGCTGCCGGAGAACGCCGCAGCAGCCCTGAAGCAGAGCAGCCTGCTGGGGGAGAAGTTCATCGATCTCTCGCCCCCGACGAACGAGGCACCCACCGGGTCGCTGCACGACGGCGACGTCATCACGGTGGACCGCACCCAGCGCAGCGTCGAGCTCGAGGAGGCGTTCGGCGCCCTGTCCCTGCTGCTCAACGGGGGGGGCGTGGCGCAGCTGCAGTCCATCGTCAAGGAGCTCAACAAGGCCCTCGCCGGGAACGAGCCGCAGGTCCGCAGCCTGCTCGACCAGCTGAACACCCTGGTGAGCGGCCTCGACGACCAGAAGTCGGAGATCTCCCGTGCGCTGGACAGCCTGAACACCCTGACGGCCACCGTCAACGCGCAGCGCGGCCAGATCGCCAACGCCCTGGACCAGCTCCCGCAGGGCCTCCAGGTGCTCAGCGAGCAGGAGCCGGAGCTCACCCAGCTGCTCACCTCGCTGCAGAGCCTCGGTGCGGTGGCCACCGACGTCATCACCAAGAGCAAGGACAGCACCGTGGCGGACCTGCAGGCCCTCACGCCCACGCTGCAGGCTCTCGCGGCCGCGGGCAGCGACCTGCCGAACGCTCTGCAGATCCTGGGCACCTACCCCTTCACCGACCAGTCGGTGCAGGCCATCCAGGGGTCGCAGACCAACCTCTACATCAACGCCGACCTCCAGCTCGGGGACCTGCTCAGCAACCTGACCGCACCCAAGCCGTCGACGGCGACCACGCCGCCGCGGACCGGAACCCCCGGCACGACCACCGGCCCGTCCACCTCGCCCGCCCTGCCGAACCTCCCGGCGCTGCCGACCCTGCCGACCCTGCCCACGCTGCCCGGCCTCCCGGGTCTGCTCGGCGGCACCAGTGGGGGGACGGGCTCCGGCAGCTCCCCCGCCGGCTCCGGCGGGCTGGGTGGTCTGCTCGGCGGACTCATGGGGGGCGGATCATGATCACCACCTTCGTCCGACGGCAGATCGTCGTCTTCGTGGCGGTGGCCCTGCTGGGCATGGCCTACGTCGGCGTGAAGTACGTGGGTCTCGACCGCTACTTCGGTGGTGGCGGGTACCGCGTCTCGATGCAGCTGGCCAGCTCCGGAGGGATCTTCTCCAACGCGGAGGTCACCTACCGCGGGGTCCCGGTGGGCCGGGTCGGTGATCTCACCCTCACCCCGGACGGCGTGGCCGTCGAGCTCGTCATCAACAAGGACGCGAACACCATCCCGACCTCCCTCACCGCCGTGGTGGCCAACCGCTCGGCCGTCGGCGAGCAGTACGTGGACCTCCGCCCGGACACCGACCAGGGGCCCTTCCTGGAGCAGGGCTCGGTCATCCCCGCCGACCGCACGCAGGTGCCGGTGACCACCGAGAACCTGCTGACCAACGTCGACGGCCTCGTCCGGTCGGTGCCGCTGGGCTCCCTGCAGACGGTGGTCTCCGAGCTCGGCCAGGCCTTCGCGGGCAAGGGCGGTGACCTGCAGACCCTGCTCGACCAGGGCGACCTGCTCACCGGTGCCGCCACCCAGGCGCTCCCGCAGACCCTCGCGCTCATCCGGGACGGTCGCACCGTCCTCGACACCCAGAACGCGCAGGGCTCGTCCATCCAGGACTACAGCGCGAACCTGCAGCTCATCGCGGCCCAGCTCAAGGCCAGCGACCCCGACCTGCGCCGGTTGATCACCACCGGCCAGGCCACCGGGGCGCAGCTGTCGGCCTTCCTCGGCGCCAGCGCCCAGGACCTCTCCCAGCTGGTGGCGAACCTGCTCACCGTCACCGACGTCGTCGCGCCCCGGCAGACCCAGGTCCGCACCATCTTCCAGGTGCTGCCCGGGATCGTCGCCGGTGGGTTCACCGCCCTGCCCGGCGACGGCACCGCCCACTTCGGGGCCGTGCTCATGCTCAACGACCCGCCGGTCTGCACCGCGGGCTACGAGGGGACCGCCCAGGAGCTGGCCGCCCTGCAGGCCCGGGACCCGGTCTACGACGACTCGGTGTCCAAGATCCCGCTGAACACCCAGGCCTACTGCGCCGAGCCCCGGGGAAGTCCCATCTCGGTGCGCGGGGCGCAGAACGCCCAGCGGCCGGGGGGCACCTCCAACACGGCCGTCGCGGCGCCCGGTGGCGGCACCGCCCAGCCGGGACAGGGCCTCGGCGGGTCCTCGGCACTCGGGGGCACGGCGAACTCCCTGCTGCAGCTGCTGGGCCAGCTCCTGCCGCTCTAGCGGCGGCCGGCCACCTCACCCGCCGGGCCGCCCCTCGTCCCGGCCTAGCATGGAGCGCGATGACCGAGACGACGACGACCCCGCCCGACGCGGATGCCCCCGCCCCCGTGACGGAGGCCGCCCGTCCCCGGCGGCGCCCGGCCACGATCACCCTGGTGGCGGCCGTGCTGCTCGTCGTGGCCCTCGTCTGCGCCGTCTTCTTCGGGGTTCGCTGGGCCCGGGCCGGGGGAGGGCAGGGTTCGGTCGCCCAGGCCCGGGACACCGCCCTGGACGATGCGCGCCAGGCCGCCGTCAACCTCACGACGGTGGACTCCAGCGACGTCGCCGGGACCCTGTCCAACTGGGACTCCGTGGTCACCGGGGATCTCGCCACCCAGTTCACCTCCTCGCGCTCTCAGCTCGAGCAGCAGATCACCGCCAACCCCGGCAGCACCTCCGCCACCATCGTCGACGCAGCGCTGACCACGCTGGACGCCAGCGCGGGGACCGCGACCGCCGTGATCTTCGCCGACGTCACCACCACGGCCAAGGGCGCGAAGCCGGTGCCCCAGCGGTTCGCGCTGAGCATGTCGGTGCAGCGGACCGACACCGGGTGGAAGGCATCCGCGCTGCAGAGCCTCGCCCAGGGCGGTACGGGCAAGTGACCGCCACCCCGAACAGGAGAGTGCACTAGTGCCCCCCGTGCGTCGTTCCGGTCCCGCCGGCCCGCGTCCACCCCGTCGTCCACGGGTGGCCGGCACGCGGATCGTGGGACCGGCCGGCCCGGCCGGGCCGGCCGGCGACGACGAGGACGTGGTGGACGCCCCGGCGCAGCCGCTGGTCGAGTCGACGCGCCCGCCGGCGCCGACTGCGGCTCCGGTGGACACCCCCGCCGTCCCCGAGCCCCAGCCGGAACCGGAACCGGTCGAGCCCCACCCCGAGTCCCACCCCGAGCCGGAGCCGGTGGCGCCCGAGCTCGAGCCGGAACCGGTCGAGCCCCACCCCGCGCCCGAGCCGGCCATCTCGGCCGTCCCCACCCCGCCGGTCGTGATCCGGAAGGTGCCGCGGGCAACCCCGGTCGTGCCGGGCGAGAGCGCGCTCGGCGAGCCTGCTCCCGAGGGCACCGCCGCACCCGCCACCGACCCCGGCGCAACCCCGCCCGCCCGGCGTCGGGGCCTGCGCACGGCCGCGGTGATGGCCGTGCTCGCGGTGCTGCTGGGCGCCTTCGCCGTCGTCGCCGCCCTCGAACCCGGCGTGAGGACCGCAGCCGGCAGCGGCAACACCGCTCTCGTGGACACCGCGGCCACCGACGAGGTGGCCGCCGCCGCGGTCGACGTCCTGCAGAAGACGTACAGCTACTCCTTCAGCACCATCGACGCCGACCTGACCGCCGCCACCGACCTCATGACGCCCGAGATGGCCAGCAAGATCGAGGCCACGAGGGCCACCACCGTGTCCGCGGTGACCCAGGCGAAGACCACGAGCAAGGCGCAGGTCACCGCAGACGGGGTCAAGCTCCTGCAGGGCGACCGTGCCGAGGTCGTGGCCTTCGTGGTGGTCACGAGCGACAACGCGGGCACCGCCCTCGCGCCGGTGCCCCTGCGGTTCACCGCGCAGCTCCAGAGGGTGGACGGGACCTGGAAGCTCGCGGACCTGACTCCTCTCTAGCCGGTTCGGGCGCGTGGCCTTGACGAGCGGTCACCGGGGAGAGAGGCTGTCCCCCGATCGCGCGAGCCACTGCTCCCGCGCCTGCGGTGCTGCCCGGCTCGACAACGAGCCTGCGAGCGGCTAGCCTTCGACGTTGCGCTGGTCTCCGCCCGACTCAGCCCCTTGACGGGGCTCCTTCGGGCTGCCCGCAACTTCAGTCCGGTCGCCGGGATCAACCCGGCGCTCCGGTTGTCGACACAGCAGTGGCCGTCCGCTCCGTGACGGCCCGCATGAGGTGCTGGAAGGACGCATCTTGGCAGTCTCTCGCCAGACCAAGACCACTCCTGCGAAGGCCGGTTCCACCACGGTCGTCCCCCTGGTTGGCATTCCCGGTGCCCCCAGGAGGGTCTCGTTCGCAAAGATCAACGAGCCGCTGGAGGTGCCTGACCTCCTCGATCTGCAGACCGACTCCTTCGAGTGGTTGATCGGCGCGCCCGCGTGGCGCGAGCGTGCCGCCTCGCGGGGTGACAACGCGACGTCGGGCGGCCTCGAGGACATCCTCACCGAGCTGTCCCCGATCGAGGACTTCTCCGGCTCCATGTCGCTGTCCTTCTCCGACCCGCGCTTCGACGAGGTCAAGGCCTCCGTCGAGGAGTGCAAGGACAAGGACATGACCTTCGCGGCGCCGCTGTTCGTGACCGCCGAGTTCATCAACAACAACACCGGCGAGATCAAGAGCCAGACGGTCTTCATGGGTGACTTCCCGATGATGACCGACAAGGGCACCTTCGTCATCAACGGCACCGAGCGCGTCGTCGTGAGCCAGCTGGTGCGCTCCCCGGGCGTCTACTTCGACCACGCGGTCGACAAGACCTCCGACAAGGACGTGCACAGCGTCAAGGTGATCCCCG contains these protein-coding regions:
- a CDS encoding MCE family protein; the encoded protein is MGSRDLLRTVATGTILVLVAATVVWYVFLRDNTTRITSYFDSAVGVYAGSDVRVLGVKVGTVDSVEAQGDVVKVVLIVDNSVPVPADAQAAEVSPSVVADRYVQLLPAYSGGDRMASGGEIPRERTATPVELDQLYSSLNDISKALGPDGANANGALSQLLDTTAANLDGNGAALGGTLTELSKAVDTLASSRGDLFGTVTNLQKFVSVLAANDTQVRQLNTQLQTFSGYLAGERSNLGQALQQLSVALGDVAGFVQANRESLSSNVAGLSSITGTLVNQRAALAETLDDAPLAAGNLLNSYNSTSGTLDTRVNVTQLSDPGQLVCSLVNPKNLAPSDPALAALGAAAQPLLNACKGLLSQPGGVLDILPLQQIIQGIGAGVVPTLPIGSLTGAAK
- a CDS encoding MCE family protein, producing the protein MITTFVRRQIVVFVAVALLGMAYVGVKYVGLDRYFGGGGYRVSMQLASSGGIFSNAEVTYRGVPVGRVGDLTLTPDGVAVELVINKDANTIPTSLTAVVANRSAVGEQYVDLRPDTDQGPFLEQGSVIPADRTQVPVTTENLLTNVDGLVRSVPLGSLQTVVSELGQAFAGKGGDLQTLLDQGDLLTGAATQALPQTLALIRDGRTVLDTQNAQGSSIQDYSANLQLIAAQLKASDPDLRRLITTGQATGAQLSAFLGASAQDLSQLVANLLTVTDVVAPRQTQVRTIFQVLPGIVAGGFTALPGDGTAHFGAVLMLNDPPVCTAGYEGTAQELAALQARDPVYDDSVSKIPLNTQAYCAEPRGSPISVRGAQNAQRPGGTSNTAVAAPGGGTAQPGQGLGGSSALGGTANSLLQLLGQLLPL
- a CDS encoding MCE family protein — protein: MRPLPKLVGALAAVTVLVSGCGVNLYDVPLPGGADTGSSPYRVKVQFADVLDLVPQSAVKVDDVPVGRVESVNLAADGWTAEVTVVVNSDVKLPENAAAALKQSSLLGEKFIDLSPPTNEAPTGSLHDGDVITVDRTQRSVELEEAFGALSLLLNGGGVAQLQSIVKELNKALAGNEPQVRSLLDQLNTLVSGLDDQKSEISRALDSLNTLTATVNAQRGQIANALDQLPQGLQVLSEQEPELTQLLTSLQSLGAVATDVITKSKDSTVADLQALTPTLQALAAAGSDLPNALQILGTYPFTDQSVQAIQGSQTNLYINADLQLGDLLSNLTAPKPSTATTPPRTGTPGTTTGPSTSPALPNLPALPTLPTLPTLPGLPGLLGGTSGGTGSGSSPAGSGGLGGLLGGLMGGGS